One Chthoniobacterales bacterium genomic region harbors:
- a CDS encoding phosphotransferase has translation RVELDGEARWVARLFGARTGELGIDREVEFHAISAAAAQGFAPQVVAWWPDDGMLVTTFVAGETLSPLTASEPAALMEIAAALRHHHEGPPCGGRFLAAEIVDDYLGRCRAAGVKLPAEIGAALARIRAISGATAARREADGLRSCHNDLLPGNFLRTNDGAICIIDWEYAGMGDRFFDLGNLAVNLEFDEAACENLLAAYFGEYSAADRAHLHLMRVASDLREAMWGFLQTAISDLDEDFETYGRRHLYRFLANASDPRFARWLVTLR, from the coding sequence CGCGTCGAGCTCGATGGCGAAGCGCGATGGGTCGCCCGCCTCTTCGGCGCCCGCACGGGCGAACTCGGGATCGACCGCGAGGTCGAGTTTCACGCGATCTCCGCTGCCGCCGCCCAGGGTTTCGCCCCGCAGGTAGTCGCCTGGTGGCCCGACGACGGCATGCTCGTCACCACGTTCGTCGCGGGCGAAACCCTGTCCCCCCTCACCGCGAGCGAGCCCGCGGCGCTCATGGAGATCGCTGCCGCGCTTCGTCATCATCACGAGGGCCCTCCCTGCGGCGGCCGCTTTCTCGCGGCGGAAATCGTCGATGACTATCTCGGACGATGCCGCGCCGCGGGGGTGAAGCTCCCCGCCGAGATCGGGGCCGCGCTCGCCCGCATCCGCGCGATCTCCGGCGCCACCGCCGCACGACGTGAGGCGGACGGCCTGCGCTCCTGCCACAATGATCTTCTGCCGGGAAATTTCCTCCGCACGAACGACGGCGCCATCTGCATCATCGACTGGGAATACGCCGGCATGGGCGACCGATTTTTCGATCTGGGCAATCTCGCGGTGAATCTCGAGTTCGACGAGGCGGCCTGCGAGAATCTCCTCGCGGCGTATTTCGGCGAATACTCGGCCGCCGACCGCGCGCACCTTCACCTCATGCGCGTCGCCTCCGATCTGCGCGAGGCGATGTGGGGCTTTCTCCAGACCGCAATTTCCGACCTCGACGAGGACTTCGAGACCTATGGCCGCAGGCATCTCTATCGATTCCTCGCGAACGCTTCCGACCCACGCTTCGCCCGCTGGCTGGTCACCCTGCGCTGA
- a CDS encoding FAD-binding oxidoreductase, with protein MSHRYDAIVIGSGICGTSLAFHLSRRGAERVLVLEQGALCSGTTSHAPGLAGQLRADLALMRILRESIGVYAESGGGGYQAVGSLRLASSPARLRELERQKIAADEAGLGNALLSTAEAQSRFPLLDPTGVEGALWIPSDGSADAVALTTSLRHHAESLDVEFCAGLRVTGLPPGVVEIGAERLEAPVIVLATGIWSGPLARLAGVHLPVVPMQHQVVWTEELDILDADNPLPNLRDPDHLVYFRQDGRRFVLGGYERSPRPLDPALIGAGPNPSVRSFDAAHFAPLLAGGQARVPLFREPAAPFSRTLNGLESFTPDGHFLLGRFPQRPDLWAACGFCAHGVSGSGGVGKYVADWITDGAPPFPADHMDVSRYQAQPLSFAEAAEAVCGIYSTYYDIDRSV; from the coding sequence ATGAGCCATCGTTACGACGCCATCGTCATCGGCAGCGGCATCTGCGGCACGAGCCTCGCATTTCATCTCTCCCGCCGCGGCGCGGAGCGCGTGCTGGTCCTCGAACAGGGCGCCCTCTGCAGCGGCACCACCTCCCACGCCCCCGGCCTCGCCGGGCAACTCCGCGCCGACCTCGCGCTCATGCGCATCCTGCGGGAGAGCATCGGCGTCTATGCGGAGTCTGGCGGGGGCGGCTATCAGGCCGTTGGCAGCCTGCGCCTTGCCTCGTCACCGGCCCGATTGCGCGAGCTCGAACGTCAGAAGATTGCGGCCGACGAGGCCGGGCTCGGCAACGCTTTGCTCTCCACCGCCGAGGCGCAATCGCGATTTCCGCTGCTCGATCCGACCGGCGTCGAGGGCGCACTCTGGATTCCTTCCGACGGTTCCGCCGATGCGGTCGCGCTCACGACGTCGCTCCGCCACCACGCGGAATCCCTCGACGTGGAGTTCTGCGCCGGTCTGCGCGTCACCGGCCTGCCGCCGGGAGTGGTCGAAATCGGCGCGGAACGTCTGGAAGCCCCGGTGATCGTGCTCGCGACGGGCATCTGGTCCGGCCCGCTCGCGCGTCTCGCCGGCGTGCATTTGCCGGTCGTTCCGATGCAGCATCAGGTCGTGTGGACCGAGGAGCTCGACATCCTCGATGCCGACAATCCCCTGCCGAACCTCCGCGATCCCGACCACCTCGTGTATTTCCGCCAGGACGGCCGCCGGTTTGTGCTCGGCGGCTACGAACGCAGCCCGCGTCCGCTCGATCCCGCGCTCATCGGCGCTGGCCCCAACCCCAGCGTGCGCTCCTTCGACGCCGCGCACTTTGCGCCGCTCCTCGCCGGCGGGCAGGCCCGCGTCCCGCTCTTCCGCGAACCGGCGGCCCCGTTTTCGAGGACCCTCAACGGCCTCGAGTCCTTCACGCCCGACGGGCACTTTCTCCTCGGCCGCTTCCCGCAACGCCCGGACCTCTGGGCCGCATGCGGATTCTGCGCGCACGGCGTCTCGGGGTCCGGCGGCGTCGGCAAATACGTCGCCGACTGGATCACCGACGGAGCGCCCCCCTTCCCGGCCGATCACATGGATGTCTCGCGTTACCAGGCGCAGCCGCTGTCATTCGCAGAGGCCGCGGAGGCCGTCTGCGGCATCTATTCGACCTACTACGACATCGACCGCAGCGTTTAG
- a CDS encoding LamG-like jellyroll fold domain-containing protein produces MQTHQSPAYDMAWDRYLEIIINLSERGANTALASQSGLTALRQADFVQNDAFPLRLIFVQETGNPSAPVEVVRLEPGSTIVFSGKLASVLGGSTLLYYSDAFEEQGNDEAGWYYIADLDTNTEEVAAAFTALSSTKTTIATVNEVEIQNADNTQRTSFQHACLLRRQVYNGEGAPDPAGPEYPAPSSLATAASLAAEATARAAAHAAHIAGKAISFDGTGYATFSGGGIPAVGTGDFAVALWLEISALPSADAVILWPGGANGFGLKLTTSGAVQAVFSGVANLTASTATVSTGAWHHVAYVRNGTTGTYYIDRIAAGTTVDASNYSVATLNVGSTGSGYYFAGLLARPFPFNRALSADEVLALYNRAGLPLPSELGVSMTSLLSNGGFETGSGAAFTGWSTDTYGGGSVAQSTSDVHTGGRALRLTAASGANGAWAYYGTSGAGPLTAGKRYRLTFWAKSLAGNAVQIGDNINSTTYATIVLTGAWAKYTLEFVAQRSVLNFNVGFPSANLDVLIDDAELIPLGVLAAPMDADQCAGYQIGPRPGTAYGLNLQATGVEIVNPASRGSCEVALNGSVSAMLLARLPIGARLSRIEIFSDGEWESGMQLAWNSSGTAQFYNWPYANDYFGLFVLTPQDPSSDFCFQSVPRNTTGEIWGWIPDFSGTGKIIFHFDV; encoded by the coding sequence GTGCAAACTCACCAATCTCCCGCTTACGACATGGCCTGGGACCGCTACCTCGAAATCATCATCAACCTCTCCGAGCGCGGCGCGAATACCGCGCTCGCCAGCCAAAGCGGGCTGACGGCCCTGCGCCAGGCCGACTTCGTCCAGAACGACGCCTTCCCCCTGCGCCTCATCTTCGTGCAGGAGACCGGCAACCCCTCGGCTCCCGTCGAGGTCGTCCGCCTCGAGCCTGGCAGCACCATCGTCTTCTCGGGAAAGCTCGCCAGCGTCCTCGGCGGCTCGACCCTCCTCTATTACTCCGACGCCTTCGAGGAGCAGGGCAACGATGAGGCTGGCTGGTATTACATCGCCGACCTCGACACGAACACCGAAGAGGTCGCCGCGGCTTTCACCGCACTTTCTTCGACCAAGACCACGATCGCCACGGTCAACGAGGTCGAGATCCAGAACGCGGACAATACCCAGCGCACCAGCTTCCAGCATGCCTGCCTCCTCCGTCGCCAGGTCTACAACGGCGAGGGCGCGCCAGACCCCGCCGGCCCCGAATATCCCGCGCCCAGCTCGCTCGCCACGGCAGCCTCGCTCGCCGCCGAGGCCACCGCTCGCGCCGCCGCCCACGCCGCGCACATCGCCGGGAAGGCGATCTCGTTCGACGGGACGGGATATGCGACGTTTTCGGGAGGCGGCATCCCGGCGGTCGGGACAGGCGATTTCGCCGTTGCGCTGTGGCTGGAAATCAGCGCTCTGCCGAGCGCAGACGCGGTCATTCTGTGGCCCGGCGGGGCGAACGGGTTTGGGTTAAAACTCACGACATCGGGAGCCGTGCAGGCAGTATTTAGCGGCGTCGCAAATCTGACCGCCTCGACCGCGACCGTCAGCACTGGAGCGTGGCACCACGTCGCTTACGTGCGAAACGGCACGACGGGCACGTATTACATCGACCGTATCGCAGCGGGGACGACCGTCGATGCGAGCAACTACAGCGTCGCCACGCTGAATGTGGGATCTACCGGCTCTGGCTACTATTTTGCCGGCCTGCTCGCGCGGCCATTCCCCTTCAACCGCGCCCTGTCAGCCGACGAAGTCCTCGCGCTCTACAATCGCGCCGGCCTCCCTCTGCCGAGCGAGCTGGGCGTGAGCATGACGAGCCTGCTCTCCAACGGCGGCTTCGAGACGGGCAGCGGCGCGGCGTTTACCGGCTGGTCAACTGATACCTATGGCGGAGGATCGGTTGCTCAATCGACCTCCGATGTCCACACCGGCGGCCGCGCTCTGCGCCTGACTGCGGCCTCTGGAGCCAATGGCGCGTGGGCCTATTACGGCACCTCGGGCGCAGGCCCATTGACGGCCGGAAAACGGTATCGCCTCACCTTTTGGGCGAAGTCGCTCGCAGGAAACGCCGTGCAGATCGGCGACAACATCAACTCCACGACTTACGCCACAATTGTCCTGACCGGGGCGTGGGCAAAATACACGTTAGAGTTCGTCGCTCAGCGATCAGTCCTCAATTTCAATGTGGGGTTCCCGTCCGCGAATCTCGATGTCCTCATTGACGACGCGGAATTGATCCCGCTCGGCGTGCTCGCGGCGCCGATGGATGCCGACCAATGCGCCGGCTACCAGATCGGCCCGCGGCCAGGCACGGCCTACGGCCTCAATCTTCAGGCGACCGGCGTCGAGATCGTCAATCCTGCTTCGCGCGGATCTTGCGAGGTTGCCCTCAATGGCAGCGTCTCGGCGATGCTTCTCGCCCGCCTGCCGATCGGCGCGCGTCTGTCGCGCATCGAGATTTTCTCCGACGGCGAGTGGGAGTCGGGCATGCAACTTGCCTGGAACAGCTCGGGCACGGCCCAATTTTACAATTGGCCTTACGCCAACGACTACTTCGGCCTCTTCGTTCTAACGCCGCAAGACCCGAGCAGCGACTTTTGCTTCCAGTCAGTCCCGCGCAACACGACCGGCGAGATCTGGGGCTGGATCCCCGACTTCAGCGGCACGGGAAAAATCATTTTCCACTTCGATGTCTGA
- a CDS encoding tape measure protein encodes MATVLSYTLQLGAGGFINPLKAAQGALRGLLSVGSQAGNVLTGLASAKGILDGIVDTLKRPITLAADMESMNAEFAVMLGSGAKAKALLGELRQFANVTPFGTAGLASNAKTLLAFGVASDQVVPTLKMLGDIAGTSQEKLDSLTLAFSQATSAGKLQGQDLLQLINAGFNPLQEMARTTGRSMVDLREDMEKGNITADMMAAAFRSATSAGGRFFGNTSAQSRVFAGLASTLGDAWDEFLRRFGAPVASALKPVLIEATDLLGRLAPIAGSIGENLAGGLTAAFAVIKGGDLGKVIGLSLTIAFKEAVNNYVAAFTAGTTSFGPLLQKVLGIGIGFLGKALPALGAGFAGIFSGILSGLGKGIALVLEALTDPQTLEGFKVSFLAIITAVKAELLDVFGQILGNIPGKGALGKEMQALAGSNRNLASAQGIQAGIILGNSNSRIGRALGGVAENVPTSFDFGAALKTIAGAALEAKNQFSAAYAAAPKVFDTTAERGQLGSTIASDVRKLTQKPIPVQIINQQGANAGSVF; translated from the coding sequence ATGGCCACCGTCCTCTCCTACACACTCCAGCTCGGCGCCGGCGGGTTCATCAACCCGCTCAAGGCCGCCCAGGGCGCATTGCGCGGGCTGCTCTCCGTGGGCAGCCAGGCCGGGAACGTGCTCACCGGTCTCGCCAGTGCGAAGGGCATCCTCGACGGCATCGTCGACACACTCAAGCGGCCCATCACGCTCGCGGCGGACATGGAGAGTATGAATGCCGAGTTCGCCGTGATGCTCGGCAGCGGCGCGAAGGCCAAGGCCCTGCTCGGCGAGCTTCGGCAGTTCGCGAATGTCACGCCCTTCGGCACTGCCGGGCTCGCCTCGAATGCGAAGACATTGCTCGCGTTCGGCGTCGCCAGCGATCAAGTCGTGCCCACGCTCAAGATGCTCGGCGACATCGCCGGCACGTCGCAGGAGAAGCTCGACAGCCTCACGCTCGCGTTTTCCCAGGCGACGAGCGCCGGCAAGCTTCAGGGGCAGGATCTGCTCCAGCTCATCAACGCCGGGTTCAACCCGCTCCAGGAGATGGCACGCACGACCGGCCGCTCCATGGTCGACCTCCGCGAGGACATGGAGAAGGGCAACATCACTGCCGACATGATGGCCGCCGCTTTCCGCTCGGCCACGTCGGCCGGCGGGCGCTTCTTCGGAAACACCTCCGCGCAGAGCCGTGTCTTCGCCGGCCTCGCCTCGACTCTCGGCGACGCCTGGGACGAGTTCCTGCGGCGCTTCGGCGCACCCGTCGCGAGCGCGCTGAAGCCGGTCCTGATCGAGGCCACAGACCTCCTCGGCAGGCTTGCCCCCATCGCCGGAAGCATCGGCGAGAATCTCGCCGGCGGCCTCACTGCGGCGTTCGCTGTCATCAAGGGAGGCGACCTCGGCAAGGTGATCGGCCTCTCGCTCACCATCGCCTTCAAGGAGGCGGTGAACAACTACGTCGCCGCCTTCACCGCCGGAACGACGAGCTTCGGCCCGCTGCTCCAGAAGGTGCTCGGCATCGGGATCGGCTTCCTTGGCAAGGCGCTTCCGGCGCTGGGCGCAGGCTTCGCCGGCATTTTCTCCGGCATCCTCAGTGGCCTCGGTAAAGGCATCGCGCTCGTGCTCGAGGCGCTCACGGATCCCCAGACGCTCGAGGGCTTCAAGGTCTCGTTCCTCGCCATCATCACCGCCGTCAAGGCCGAGCTGCTCGATGTCTTCGGCCAGATCCTCGGGAACATCCCCGGCAAGGGCGCGCTCGGCAAGGAGATGCAGGCCCTCGCCGGCAGCAACCGCAACCTCGCCAGCGCTCAGGGCATCCAGGCCGGCATCATCCTCGGCAACTCGAACTCCCGCATCGGCCGCGCGCTCGGCGGCGTCGCGGAGAACGTGCCGACGAGCTTCGACTTCGGCGCGGCGCTCAAGACGATCGCCGGCGCGGCACTCGAGGCGAAGAACCAATTCAGCGCCGCCTACGCGGCAGCCCCGAAGGTATTCGACACCACGGCGGAGCGCGGCCAGCTCGGCAGCACGATCGCCAGCGACGTGCGCAAGCTCACGCAAAAGCCCATTCCCGTGCAGATCATCAACCAGCAGGGCGCGAACGCCGGCTCCGTATTCTAG
- a CDS encoding phage protein Gp36 family protein, producing MPYLTLDNLRGAIPAAHLLEALDDDNDGAEDAGIFDLVAAQAGEQIDGLLSARFTVPFAAPLPSLVSLAARTFACELIYKRRGVEDDKNPWAAQANALRKQLQAIGSNLSPAPTDFPTVAKLGAVIIAEPSRTASRSLAV from the coding sequence ATGCCCTACCTCACTCTCGACAATCTGCGCGGCGCCATTCCGGCGGCGCATTTGCTCGAGGCGCTCGACGACGACAACGACGGCGCCGAGGACGCGGGCATTTTCGACCTCGTCGCCGCCCAGGCGGGCGAGCAGATCGACGGCCTTCTCTCCGCGCGTTTCACGGTGCCGTTCGCTGCGCCGCTCCCTTCGCTCGTCTCGCTCGCGGCGCGCACATTCGCGTGTGAGCTGATCTACAAGCGCCGCGGGGTCGAGGACGACAAGAACCCCTGGGCCGCCCAGGCAAACGCCCTGCGAAAACAGCTCCAGGCGATCGGCTCGAACCTCTCGCCCGCGCCCACGGATTTCCCGACCGTCGCGAAGCTCGGCGCCGTCATCATTGCCGAGCCCTCGCGCACGGCCAGCCGGAGTCTCGCGGTATGA
- a CDS encoding Mu-like prophage major head subunit gpT family protein: MEISTAALNSVKKGFQKLFDKAYQGIPDPWFLQLAMESSSTGAEEEYHWLGAIPGMEELLGEVTLKNLVRHGWTIKNKEWHDTIPVKRVDIQRDKLGVYTPLVTTMGEAARMHPGELVAKLLSEGFASKDYTGKNFFDTDKKAHAKAVKFTNKDTHVLAASTFETARANLKGRLNAEGRAMRLGADLVLVVPPALEAKAREILIADTIPNAEGTASQTNVNKGTARPLVIPELASYSDTAWFLIEAGKQIKPVIVQTELQPSTNMVTNDNDSHVLLKGEYLYQAYGRYNVGYGLPEFAYGSTGADALA, translated from the coding sequence ATGGAAATCAGCACCGCAGCACTGAACTCCGTTAAAAAAGGGTTCCAGAAACTTTTCGACAAAGCCTACCAGGGCATCCCCGACCCCTGGTTCCTTCAACTCGCCATGGAGTCGTCCTCCACTGGCGCGGAGGAGGAATACCACTGGCTCGGCGCCATTCCGGGTATGGAGGAACTCCTGGGCGAGGTCACGCTCAAGAACCTCGTCCGCCACGGTTGGACGATCAAAAACAAGGAGTGGCACGACACCATTCCTGTGAAGCGCGTCGACATCCAGCGGGACAAGCTCGGCGTCTACACGCCGCTCGTCACCACGATGGGCGAGGCGGCTCGAATGCACCCCGGCGAGCTCGTCGCGAAACTCCTCTCGGAGGGATTTGCAAGCAAGGACTACACCGGCAAAAACTTCTTCGACACCGACAAGAAGGCCCACGCGAAGGCGGTTAAGTTCACGAACAAAGACACGCACGTCCTCGCCGCTTCCACCTTCGAAACGGCCCGCGCCAATCTCAAGGGCCGCCTGAATGCCGAGGGCCGCGCGATGCGTCTCGGTGCGGACCTCGTGCTCGTCGTGCCTCCCGCCCTGGAAGCGAAAGCTCGCGAGATCCTCATCGCCGACACGATCCCCAATGCTGAGGGAACCGCGTCGCAGACCAACGTGAACAAGGGCACGGCTCGGCCGCTCGTGATTCCCGAGTTGGCCTCCTACAGCGACACGGCCTGGTTCCTCATCGAAGCCGGCAAGCAGATCAAACCCGTGATCGTGCAGACCGAACTGCAGCCCTCGACCAACATGGTGACGAACGACAACGACAGCCATGTGCTCCTCAAGGGCGAATACCTCTACCAGGCCTACGGCCGCTACAACGTCGGTTACGGCCTTCCGGAGTTTGCCTACGGCTCCACCGGCGCGGACGCCCTCGCCTAA
- a CDS encoding phage protease, producing the protein MPNTALAKSLAAKGRLVPCRAAESALPGETLPSRIKLFNWGANEQIDGKPILVGAKTLSSLKANQEALGFDQIVFDYNHQSLKGHPNFKADPREHAAFGAVEVIEGDGVYFTGLAWTPSGEANARNYPDISPTPLLDENNEVVLVHSVALCTQGKLKSSPFVAALSAQFLAPLSITNEPAKSEKSMDPKKLLCTILGLDPATATDDEINAAAEKFSKKEEGAADPKVEALSLSVEKLTKLMEAGQRDSLLDAALRAGKLVPQSVKDLPLEHLAKVIADLPEGVVPLAQRTPSGLANAADKVVAMSAEDKAVAEQLGLTEADYKAA; encoded by the coding sequence GTGCCAAACACAGCGCTCGCCAAATCTCTCGCCGCAAAGGGTCGGCTCGTCCCTTGCCGCGCCGCGGAGAGCGCGCTCCCTGGAGAGACCCTTCCGAGTCGCATCAAGCTCTTCAACTGGGGCGCGAATGAGCAGATCGACGGCAAGCCGATTCTCGTTGGCGCCAAGACCCTTTCCAGCCTGAAGGCGAATCAGGAGGCCCTCGGCTTCGACCAGATCGTTTTCGACTACAATCATCAATCGCTGAAGGGTCACCCGAACTTCAAGGCCGACCCCCGCGAGCATGCCGCCTTCGGCGCTGTCGAGGTGATCGAGGGCGACGGCGTTTATTTCACAGGCCTTGCCTGGACTCCTTCCGGCGAGGCGAACGCCCGCAACTACCCCGACATCTCGCCCACGCCGCTCCTCGACGAGAACAACGAAGTTGTCCTCGTTCACAGCGTCGCCCTCTGCACGCAAGGCAAGCTGAAGTCCTCCCCTTTCGTCGCCGCGCTTTCCGCGCAATTCCTCGCCCCTCTCTCCATCACCAACGAACCCGCCAAATCCGAAAAATCCATGGATCCCAAAAAGCTCCTCTGCACCATCCTCGGCCTCGATCCCGCCACGGCGACCGACGACGAGATCAACGCCGCCGCCGAGAAATTCAGCAAGAAGGAGGAGGGCGCCGCAGATCCGAAGGTCGAGGCGCTTTCGCTCTCCGTTGAGAAACTTACGAAGCTCATGGAGGCCGGTCAGCGCGACTCCCTGCTCGATGCCGCCCTCCGCGCAGGAAAGCTCGTCCCGCAGTCTGTGAAGGACCTGCCGCTCGAGCACCTCGCCAAGGTCATCGCCGACCTCCCCGAGGGCGTCGTCCCGCTCGCCCAGCGCACGCCCTCCGGCCTCGCCAATGCCGCCGACAAGGTCGTCGCCATGAGCGCCGAAGATAAAGCCGTTGCCGAGCAGCTCGGCCTCACCGAGGCGGACTACAAGGCCGCCTAA
- a CDS encoding phage virion morphogenesis protein, giving the protein MPFFTLRRDSDQISPDIVRKLKAAKDAAPALQAAGLVIESLAKRAFRESAVRPAPWASLSPATIKDKARRRKSLAVLIRDAVLARSPRITSLSNRAVTIGTDRSYAVYHQAGKGRMYRPFFPFDTRGRLTPLGRDRVEAALRRKLGIS; this is encoded by the coding sequence ATGCCCTTCTTCACACTCCGCCGCGACAGCGACCAGATCTCGCCAGACATCGTGCGCAAGCTCAAAGCTGCGAAGGATGCCGCGCCCGCACTCCAGGCCGCCGGGCTTGTGATCGAGAGTCTTGCCAAGCGGGCCTTCCGGGAGTCCGCCGTGCGCCCCGCGCCCTGGGCGTCGCTCTCGCCGGCCACGATCAAGGACAAGGCCCGCCGCCGCAAGAGCCTGGCCGTTCTCATTCGCGATGCCGTCCTCGCGCGGTCGCCGCGCATCACATCGCTCTCGAATCGCGCCGTCACCATCGGCACGGATCGCTCCTACGCCGTCTATCATCAGGCCGGCAAGGGGCGCATGTATCGCCCGTTCTTTCCATTCGACACACGTGGCCGCCTGACCCCGCTCGGCCGCGACCGCGTGGAGGCGGCGCTCCGTCGAAAGCTCGGCATTTCGTAG
- a CDS encoding phage minor head protein, whose amino-acid sequence MPDFLLEPTPHDEAIAFIKAKPAIAAKIFGELLPELRARAFTMAGIEHHDTLQRVRDLVAEIPAGADWDQQKRQIVDEIAPSFVGKRAGYDENGNPIYMTKDDARRHAEGRAELLLRIHGFQAYAAASYRTMDAQRDVFPFWKYQSMGDAKVRDTHAALDGKVLPANSEFWKNHFPPWEWGCRCQVVPMMEDEVDDLRRAEAKRPLEERDVLDGPALAKVEQERKLVLGPNQIFDLRTQREKGKADGYEWSPSELRIPLDTLRARYDADVWAKFEKWAQATGIPEAGATVWEWLGGKALVASGKLAKTAAGATPAPGAVPGRQRSAPVSAALSVQGGPQIRQIVKTTLAAIDAVHDDGALPKIAVDAKTGKTALGEYRFRHDGSAGGIGVRISGPWPRLTAAHEIGHFLDHQVLGKAGRFASDAGGLAGIMAAAGKSQAVGEIIASHLPMKRKAYFLQRHEIFARAYAQWIALRSGDKELLRDLDAVSQSLESWRQWDEHDFAPIAQAMDAFFTAKGWA is encoded by the coding sequence ATGCCTGATTTCCTGCTCGAGCCAACGCCGCACGACGAGGCCATTGCCTTTATCAAGGCGAAGCCTGCAATCGCCGCGAAGATCTTCGGCGAGCTGCTCCCGGAGCTGCGCGCCCGCGCCTTCACAATGGCGGGAATCGAGCATCACGACACGCTCCAGCGCGTTCGCGATCTCGTCGCCGAGATTCCGGCGGGGGCGGACTGGGATCAGCAAAAGCGGCAGATTGTCGACGAGATCGCGCCATCGTTCGTCGGTAAGCGCGCCGGCTACGACGAGAACGGAAACCCGATCTATATGACCAAGGACGACGCCCGCCGGCACGCCGAGGGCCGGGCGGAGCTCCTCCTGCGGATTCACGGCTTCCAAGCCTATGCCGCCGCCAGCTATCGCACGATGGATGCACAGCGCGACGTGTTCCCGTTCTGGAAATATCAATCGATGGGCGACGCGAAAGTGCGCGACACGCACGCCGCGCTCGACGGTAAGGTGTTGCCAGCAAACTCGGAGTTTTGGAAGAATCACTTCCCGCCGTGGGAATGGGGCTGCCGGTGCCAGGTCGTCCCCATGATGGAAGATGAAGTCGATGACCTGCGCCGCGCCGAGGCGAAGCGGCCGCTCGAGGAGCGCGACGTGCTCGACGGCCCCGCCCTTGCAAAGGTCGAACAGGAGCGCAAGCTCGTGCTCGGTCCGAACCAGATCTTCGACCTCCGCACCCAGCGCGAGAAGGGCAAGGCCGACGGTTACGAATGGAGCCCGAGCGAACTGCGCATCCCGCTCGACACGCTTCGGGCTCGCTATGATGCGGACGTGTGGGCGAAGTTTGAGAAGTGGGCGCAGGCCACCGGCATTCCCGAGGCGGGTGCCACCGTCTGGGAGTGGCTCGGCGGCAAGGCGCTGGTCGCCTCCGGCAAGCTGGCAAAGACCGCCGCCGGGGCCACGCCGGCGCCCGGCGCCGTGCCCGGCCGGCAGCGCTCCGCGCCCGTGAGCGCCGCGCTCTCCGTCCAGGGCGGCCCTCAGATCCGCCAGATCGTGAAGACCACGCTCGCCGCGATCGATGCCGTGCACGACGACGGCGCGCTGCCGAAGATCGCGGTCGACGCGAAGACGGGGAAGACCGCCCTCGGCGAATACCGCTTCCGCCACGACGGCTCGGCCGGCGGCATTGGCGTGCGGATCTCCGGCCCGTGGCCACGCCTCACGGCGGCGCACGAGATCGGGCATTTTCTCGATCATCAGGTGCTCGGAAAGGCCGGGCGATTCGCTTCCGACGCGGGCGGGCTGGCCGGCATTATGGCCGCCGCCGGCAAGTCGCAGGCCGTCGGCGAGATCATCGCCAGTCACCTGCCGATGAAGCGGAAGGCCTACTTCCTCCAGCGCCACGAAATCTTCGCCCGCGCCTACGCGCAATGGATCGCCCTGCGCTCCGGCGACAAGGAACTGCTCCGCGATCTCGATGCCGTCAGTCAGAGTCTTGAATCCTGGCGGCAATGGGACGAGCATGATTTCGCGCCGATCGCCCAGGCGATGGACGCATTTTTCACCGCGAAAGGATGGGCCTGA